In the Thermodesulfobacteriota bacterium genome, GAATATAGGAAAAAAGCCAATACGAAGGGGGTATCAGCCAACCGCCGCTACGGCCAACTCGTCCTTGCCCTCCCGGGCCAGGAGCTCCTGGACGGCGGTCATGGGCCTCTGGCCTTCGTAGAGGACGCGGTAGACCTGCTCGGTGATGGGCATCTCGACGCGGTGGCGGGCGGCCAGCTGGTAGATGGAGCGGGTGGTGCGCACGCCCTCCGCCACCATCTGCATGCCGGCGAGGATCTGGGCCAAACCCTTGCCCTGGCCCAGCGCCAGGCCCACCTGCCGGTTGCGGGACAGGTCGCCGGTGCAGGTCAGGACCAGGTCGCCCAGGCCCCCCAGGCCGGAGAAGGTGAGGGGATTGGCGCCCATGGCCAGGCCCAGGCGGATGATCTCGGCCAGACCCCGGGTGATGAGGGCGGCCCGGGTGTTGGTGCCGAAGCCCAGGCCGTCGGCAATGCCCGCGGCGATGGCCACCACGTTCTTCACCGCCCCACCCAGCTCCAGGCCAATGAGATCGGTGGAGGTGTAGACCCGAAAACGGTCGGTGTGGAAAAGCCGCTGCCAGGCCCGGGCGATGTCCAGGCTGGCGCCGGCCACGGTGACGGCAGTAGGCTGGCCGGCCGCCACCTCCCGGGCGAAGCTCGGCCCGGCCAGAACGGCGATTCTCCCGGCCAGGGGTCCGGGCAGGACCTGGGACATGACCTGGGACATGGTGCACAGGGTGTCGTTCTCGACCCCTTTCACGGCACTGACCAGGAGTGCGGACGGATCCAGGAACGGGGCCAAGGCCGCCAGCTGCGGCCGGAAGCCATGGGAGGGCACCACCATGACCACCCCGCAGGCGCCGGCCACTGCCTGGGTCAGGTCACTGGTGACGAAGAGGTTGCCGGGCAGCGGCGCGCCGGGCAGGTAATCGCGGTTCTCGCGGTCCCGGTCGATGGCCTGGGCCAAGGCCGGTCGCCTGGCCCAGAGCCGGACCGCGGCGCCCTTGTCCGCCAGCAGCTTGGCCAGGGCCGTGCCCCAGCTGCCGGCGCCGATCACCGCCAGGGTCTGGTGGTCAGGCTTCATCACCCTCGCTGACCGGGTCCCCGGACCCTTCCTCGGCCTCGCCAGCCTCGTCGGCCACAAACCGCTCCGCCACCCGGTCCATGCCCACCACCTTCTCGTCGGCCGCCAGGTTGATGAGGCGCACCCCCTGGGTGTTGCGGCCGATGACGCGCAGCTCGTCCATGCCCATGCGGATGATCTTGCCGGAGTCGGTGACCAGCATCACCTGATCGTCGTCGGACACCGACAAGGCGCCCACCACCTGGCCGTTGCGCTCGTTGACCCGGATGGTGATGATGCCCCGGCCGCCCCGGCGCTGCAGGCGGTACTCCTCGGTGGAGGAGCGCTTGCCGTAGCCCTTTTCGGTCACGGTCAAGACCGACGTCTCGCCGGTGAAGACCACCACCCCCACCACCGCGTCATCCTCCGCCAGATCGATGCCTTTGACGCCGGTGGCCACCCGACCCATGGAGCGGATGTCATCCTCCCGGAAGCGGATGGACATGCCGGAACGGGCGATGAGCAGGATGTGATCCCCGGCCTGGGTGAGGGCTGCGGAGATGATCTCGTCGTCGGGCCGGATGCGAAGAGCGATGATCCCCCGGCGGATGGGGTTGGCGTAGGCCGCCAGCTCGGTCTTCTTCACCACCCCTTTGCGGGTCACCATGAGGATCGACGGCTCCTGGTCCGGCTCGGCCACAAAGCTCTTCACCCGCAGGATCGCCGCCACCTTCTCCCCCTCGACCAGGTCGAGGAGGTTCACCATGGCCTTGCCCCGGGCGGTGCGGCCGGCCTGGGGGATCTCGTAGACCCGGCGCCAGAACACCTTGCCCAGGTTGGTGAAAAAGAGCAGGGTGTCGTGGGTGGAGGCGAAGTAGAGATCCCGGACATAGTCCTCCTCCCGGGTGCCCATGCCCAGGAGGCCCTTGCCACCCCGGCGCTGGGAGCGGTAGAGGCTCACTGGATTGCGCTTGATGTAGCCGGAGTTGGAGACAGTGACCACCACATCCTCGGGCATGATGAGGTCCTCGGGCAGCACCTCGTCCACGACCTCCAGGATCTCCGTCCGGCGGGGGTCGCCGTACTCGTTGCGGATCGCCTCGCACTCCTGCCGGACGATGGTCATCACCAGGGCGTCACTGGCCAGAATCTCCTGGAAGCGGGCGATCTGGGCCAGGACCTCCCGGAGCTCTTCCAGGATCTTGTCCCGCTCCAGGGCGGTCAGGCGCTGCAGCCGCATCTCCAGGATGGCCTGGGCCTGGATGGCGGAAAGGGCAAAACTTTCCATGAGACCGGCCTTCGCCTCGGCCGGGCTGGCGGAAGCCCGGATCAGGGCCACCACTGCATCCAGGTTGTCGATGGCGATCTTGAGGCCCGCCAGAAGATGGGCCCGCTCCTCGGCCCGGGCCAGGTCGTAGGCGGTGCGGCGGTAGACCACCGTCTTGCGGTGGCCGATGAACTGCTCCAGGATCTGCTTGAGATTGAGGATCTCCGGCCGGTTGTTGACCAGACACAGGAAGATGATGCCGAAGCTCCGCTCCAGAGGCGTATGGGCGAAGAGCTGGTTCACCACCACGTCGGCGATCTCGTCCTTCTTGAGGTCGAGGACGATCCGGGTCCCTTCCCGGTCCGACTCGTCCCGTACCTCGGCAATGGACTCGATCTTCTTCTCCTTCACCAGGAGGGCGATCCGCTCCACCAGCTTGGCCTTGTTCTGCTGGAAGGGGATCTCGGTGAAGACGATGCTCTCCCTGCCCGCCGGACCCTTCTTCTCCACATGGTGGCGGGAGCGGATGGTGACGGTGCCGCGGCCGGTCTCGTAGGCCTCCCGGATGCCGGCCCGGCCGCAGATCATGGCACCGGTGGGGAAGTCCGGACCGGTGATGATCTCCATGAGCTGGGCCACGGTGTGGGTCGGCTCGTCGATCAGGGCGATGATCCCGCTCATCACCTCGGTGAGGTTGTGGGGCGGGATGTTGGTGGCCATGCCGACCGCGATGCCGGCCGAGCCGTTGAGGAGCAGGTTGGGCACCCGGGACGGGAAGACCAGGGGCTCCACCAGGCTGTTGTCGTAGTTGGGGCCCCAGTCCACCGTCTCCTTGTCCAGATCGGCGATGATCTCGGTGTTGAGCCGGGTCATGCGCACCTCGGTGTAGCGCATGGCCGCCGGTGCGTCGCCATCCGTGGAGCCGAAGTTGCCCTGGCCGTCCACCAGGGGATAGCGCATGGAGAAGTCCTGGGCCAGGCGGACGATGGTGTCGTAGACCGCGGCGTCGCCATGGGGATGGTACTTGCCGATGACGTCGCCCACCACCCGGGCAGACTTGAGATAGGGCCGGTTGTGGAAGTTGCCCAGCTCGCGCATGGCGAACAGGGAGCGCCGGTGCACCGGCTTCAAGCCATCCCGGACATCGGGCAGGGCCCGGCCGACGATGACGCTCATGGCATACTCCAGATAGGATTTCTGGAGCTCGCGATGGATGGCGATGGAGCCAGGCTCCGGCAGATGGGTCTCGTTCATGGGCATGGTCAACAGACTCTTGGCTCGGCAGCCCCTTGGGCTTGCGGCCTGAATGAAGAAGCGGCGGCGACTTGTGGGGGGTTACGATACGACCGGCGCCGAGAGATCAGATATCCAGCTCGGCCACCTCCAGGGCGTGGTTGTAGATGAAGTCCCGCCGCGGCTCCACGGCATCGCCCATGAGGGTGGTGAACATCTCGTCCGCCCTTTCGGCGTCTTCGATGCGCACCTGGACCAGGGAGCGGCGCTCCGGGTTCATGGTGGTCTCCCAGAGCTGCTCGGGGTTCATCTCGCCCAGGCCCTTGTAGCGCTGGATGTTGGTACCCTTCAGGGCCTCGCTGCGCACCAGCCGCAAGAGATCCCGCCAGCCGGTCACGGTCTGGGCTTCCTCCCGCACCTGCAACCGGAAACGGCAGCCGAGGTAGTCTCTGACGCGGCCATGAAGCTGCAGGGCTGCCCGGTACTCGGCCATGAGAGGGATGCTGGGGCCGACGGTGCAGGAGCGGTGCACCTCCTCTTTGCGCACGGTGTCGAACTCGTAGCAGCTGGAGCGCCAGCGGCAGGAGCGGATGGTCCCCAGGACCAGCTCCTCCCCGGACAGCCCTTCCTTGAGCCTTTCCACCAGGGCCCGATCCTCGAACTGATCCGCGGTGACCACCCCGGCCGCCAGCAGCCGCACCACCACATCCTCCCACACCCCCAGCCGTTCCATATGATCCAGAAGGCCTGCAAACTGGGTGAGCAGGCGCAAGGTCTCGGCCACGGTCTCCGGCGGCAGCGGCTGGTCGCTGCCGCCCACGGCCAGGGCCAGCTGGTGGCTCGCCAGGGTGAAGATGTGGTCGTTCAGGGCATTGTCATCCTTGAAGAACTGCTCCTTCTTGCCTCGGGCCAGCCGATACAAGGGCGGCTGGCCGATGAACAGATGCCCGGCCTCGATCACCCGAGGCATCTGGCGGTAGAAGAAGGTGAGCAGCAGGGTGCGGATATGGGCGCCGTCCACATCGGCGTCGGTCATGATGATGATCTTGTGGTAGCGGAGCCCATCGAGGTCAAAATCCTCCTCGCCGATGCCGGTGCCCAGGGCGGCGATGATCTGCTTGATCTCCTCGCTGTCCAGCATCCGGTCCAGGCGCGCCTTTTCCACGTTCATGATCTTGCCCCGCAAGGGCAGAATGGCCTGGAAGGCGCGGTTGCGGCCCTGCTTGGCGGAGCCGCCCGCCGAATCCCCCTCCACCAGGAACAGCTCGCCCTGCCGGGGATCCTTGGTCTGGCACTCGGCCAGCTTGCCGGCCATGAGCAGGTCGATGCCCGCCCCCTTGCGCCGGGTCAGCTCCTTGGCCTTGCGGGCCGCCTCCCGGGCCCGGGCCGCATCCACCACCTTCCCCAGCACCTTGCGGGCCACGCCCGGATTCTGCTCCAGGTAGGCGCCCAGCTTGTCGCTGCAGACGCTCTCGACGATGGACTTCACCTCGGAGTTGCCCAGCTTGGCCTTGGTCTGGCCTTCGAACTGCGGGTTGGGCACCCGCACCGAGATGACGCAGGTCAGGCCCTCCCGGACATCGTCGCCGGACATCTTCTCCCGCAGGCTCTTGGGCACGATCTCGTCGCTGGCATACTTGTTGATGCACTTG is a window encoding:
- a CDS encoding NAD(P)H-dependent glycerol-3-phosphate dehydrogenase; translation: MKPDHQTLAVIGAGSWGTALAKLLADKGAAVRLWARRPALAQAIDRDRENRDYLPGAPLPGNLFVTSDLTQAVAGACGVVMVVPSHGFRPQLAALAPFLDPSALLVSAVKGVENDTLCTMSQVMSQVLPGPLAGRIAVLAGPSFAREVAAGQPTAVTVAGASLDIARAWQRLFHTDRFRVYTSTDLIGLELGGAVKNVVAIAAGIADGLGFGTNTRAALITRGLAEIIRLGLAMGANPLTFSGLGGLGDLVLTCTGDLSRNRQVGLALGQGKGLAQILAGMQMVAEGVRTTRSIYQLAARHRVEMPITEQVYRVLYEGQRPMTAVQELLAREGKDELAVAAVG
- the gyrA gene encoding DNA gyrase subunit A gives rise to the protein MPMNETHLPEPGSIAIHRELQKSYLEYAMSVIVGRALPDVRDGLKPVHRRSLFAMRELGNFHNRPYLKSARVVGDVIGKYHPHGDAAVYDTIVRLAQDFSMRYPLVDGQGNFGSTDGDAPAAMRYTEVRMTRLNTEIIADLDKETVDWGPNYDNSLVEPLVFPSRVPNLLLNGSAGIAVGMATNIPPHNLTEVMSGIIALIDEPTHTVAQLMEIITGPDFPTGAMICGRAGIREAYETGRGTVTIRSRHHVEKKGPAGRESIVFTEIPFQQNKAKLVERIALLVKEKKIESIAEVRDESDREGTRIVLDLKKDEIADVVVNQLFAHTPLERSFGIIFLCLVNNRPEILNLKQILEQFIGHRKTVVYRRTAYDLARAEERAHLLAGLKIAIDNLDAVVALIRASASPAEAKAGLMESFALSAIQAQAILEMRLQRLTALERDKILEELREVLAQIARFQEILASDALVMTIVRQECEAIRNEYGDPRRTEILEVVDEVLPEDLIMPEDVVVTVSNSGYIKRNPVSLYRSQRRGGKGLLGMGTREEDYVRDLYFASTHDTLLFFTNLGKVFWRRVYEIPQAGRTARGKAMVNLLDLVEGEKVAAILRVKSFVAEPDQEPSILMVTRKGVVKKTELAAYANPIRRGIIALRIRPDDEIISAALTQAGDHILLIARSGMSIRFREDDIRSMGRVATGVKGIDLAEDDAVVGVVVFTGETSVLTVTEKGYGKRSSTEEYRLQRRGGRGIITIRVNERNGQVVGALSVSDDDQVMLVTDSGKIIRMGMDELRVIGRNTQGVRLINLAADEKVVGMDRVAERFVADEAGEAEEGSGDPVSEGDEA
- the gyrB gene encoding DNA topoisomerase (ATP-hydrolyzing) subunit B produces the protein MTEVNSNSSYGAEKIKVLAGLEAVRKRPAMYIGNTGEEGLHHLVYEVVDNSIDEVLAGYCTKIKVTIHPDNSVTVEDNGRGIPVGQHPTEKVSALELVMTTLHAGGKFDHSTYKVSGGLHGVGVSVVNALSTWLEAEIRREGGVFRQRYERGSKASEVETIGAASTTGTKVTFLPDPEIFVETCEFRYEILQTRMRELAFLNNSVKIELKDERTGASDEFHYKGGILSFVEHLNRHKTPIHADPVLMAGEKDQVQVEVGFQYYDGYSERLYSYVNNIFTKEGGSHVAGFRAALTKCINKYASDEIVPKSLREKMSGDDVREGLTCVISVRVPNPQFEGQTKAKLGNSEVKSIVESVCSDKLGAYLEQNPGVARKVLGKVVDAARAREAARKAKELTRRKGAGIDLLMAGKLAECQTKDPRQGELFLVEGDSAGGSAKQGRNRAFQAILPLRGKIMNVEKARLDRMLDSEEIKQIIAALGTGIGEEDFDLDGLRYHKIIIMTDADVDGAHIRTLLLTFFYRQMPRVIEAGHLFIGQPPLYRLARGKKEQFFKDDNALNDHIFTLASHQLALAVGGSDQPLPPETVAETLRLLTQFAGLLDHMERLGVWEDVVVRLLAAGVVTADQFEDRALVERLKEGLSGEELVLGTIRSCRWRSSCYEFDTVRKEEVHRSCTVGPSIPLMAEYRAALQLHGRVRDYLGCRFRLQVREEAQTVTGWRDLLRLVRSEALKGTNIQRYKGLGEMNPEQLWETTMNPERRSLVQVRIEDAERADEMFTTLMGDAVEPRRDFIYNHALEVAELDI